The following proteins come from a genomic window of Gemmatimonadaceae bacterium:
- a CDS encoding GNAT family N-acetyltransferase → MSEGLQIRPARPHEAEAISRLNNQFADEMLMLRRTPEMVALAIDDFMVAVNERGEIVGCGALKEYSPSVAEVAAIAVARDAHGQGLGRKIVEAVEQLAMKRGIFDVFALTLQPKFFDACGYAQVDRARYPEKIRRDCLGCARRFACDEWCFAKNLRLEAWNIAA, encoded by the coding sequence ATGTCCGAGGGGCTCCAGATCCGGCCGGCGCGGCCGCACGAGGCGGAGGCGATCTCGCGGCTGAACAACCAGTTCGCCGACGAGATGCTGATGCTGCGGCGCACGCCGGAGATGGTGGCGTTGGCGATCGACGATTTCATGGTCGCGGTGAACGAACGCGGCGAGATCGTGGGGTGCGGCGCGCTCAAGGAGTACTCGCCATCGGTGGCCGAAGTGGCGGCGATCGCGGTGGCGCGTGATGCGCACGGTCAGGGTCTTGGCCGGAAGATCGTGGAGGCCGTGGAGCAGTTGGCGATGAAGCGCGGCATCTTCGACGTGTTCGCGCTGACCCTGCAGCCCAAGTTCTTCGACGCCTGCGGCTACGCGCAGGTGGACCGGGCACGCTACCCGGAGAAGATCCGGCGGGACTGTCTGGGCTGCGCGCGGCGGTTCGCGTGCGACGAGTGGTGCTTTGCCAAGAATCTGCGACTCGAAGCCTGGAACATCGCCGCCTGA
- a CDS encoding GntR family transcriptional regulator: MFERLDPRSPIPLYAQIADGVRLAVAAGDLRPDEALPSVRQLSAQLRVNPATVVQAYRELENDGFVITRHGAGTFVLEVGKDLRSRERRNAARRLVRDLMRDARRLGVSPEDLRDAIDHELNGGNR; the protein is encoded by the coding sequence ATGTTCGAACGCCTTGACCCCCGTAGTCCCATTCCGCTCTATGCGCAGATCGCCGACGGCGTGCGGCTCGCCGTCGCCGCGGGCGACCTGCGCCCCGACGAAGCGCTGCCCTCGGTGCGGCAGTTGTCGGCGCAACTCCGCGTGAATCCGGCGACGGTGGTGCAGGCGTACCGCGAACTGGAAAACGATGGGTTCGTGATCACGCGCCATGGCGCGGGGACGTTCGTGCTCGAAGTCGGGAAGGATCTCCGGTCGCGCGAACGACGTAACGCGGCCCGGCGGCTCGTGCGCGATCTGATGCGCGACGCACGCCGCTTGGGGGTGTCGCCGGAGGATCTGCGCGACGCCATCGACCACGAGTTGAACGGAGGCAATCGATGA
- a CDS encoding ABC transporter ATP-binding protein, whose amino-acid sequence MTLAVETQGLRYRAGKHFSIRDVSMRVPTGSIYGFLGPNGAGKTTTIRLLLGLLRAEGGSITVLGDSMPRGYVQVLARVGYVPDRPHLHPSLTVRETMEFHAAFHARWDARWAGDLQQQFRLKGDQGVGALSKGETGKLMMLLALAQQPDLLVLDEPTDGLDPVVRRDVLEALLAYVSERDATVLISSHLVHELERICDWIAVMDEGELVTELPMREFKNGIKRLHVTGAPALLNDLSFTVLSRTPAEGATEQWTVRGWEPAMLGQVESVGATVTDVIDLDLEDGFVELLRSFRDRR is encoded by the coding sequence ATGACGCTGGCCGTCGAGACGCAGGGATTGCGCTACCGGGCGGGGAAGCACTTCTCGATCCGCGACGTGAGCATGCGCGTACCGACCGGATCGATCTACGGATTCCTCGGTCCCAACGGGGCGGGGAAGACGACGACGATCCGATTGCTGCTGGGGCTCCTGCGTGCGGAGGGCGGCAGCATCACGGTATTGGGTGATTCGATGCCGAGGGGCTATGTGCAGGTGCTGGCGCGGGTGGGGTATGTGCCGGATCGACCGCACCTGCACCCGTCGCTGACGGTACGCGAGACGATGGAATTCCATGCCGCGTTCCACGCGCGCTGGGACGCCCGGTGGGCGGGGGACCTGCAACAGCAGTTCCGGCTCAAGGGCGATCAGGGGGTGGGGGCGCTGTCCAAGGGTGAGACGGGCAAGCTCATGATGCTGCTGGCGCTGGCGCAGCAGCCGGACTTGCTGGTGCTGGACGAGCCGACCGACGGGCTCGATCCGGTGGTCCGGCGCGACGTGTTGGAGGCGCTGCTCGCATACGTCTCCGAACGCGACGCCACCGTGCTCATCTCGAGCCATCTCGTGCATGAGTTGGAGCGCATCTGCGATTGGATCGCGGTGATGGACGAGGGGGAACTCGTGACCGAGTTGCCGATGCGCGAATTCAAGAACGGCATCAAGCGCCTGCATGTGACGGGAGCCCCGGCGTTGTTGAACGATCTCTCGTTCACCGTATTGAGCCGGACGCCGGCGGAGGGCGCCACCGAACAATGGACGGTGCGCGGCTGGGAGCCGGCCATGCTGGGACAGGTGGAGTCGGTGGGCGCGACGGTGACGGATGTGATCGACCTCGACCTCGAAGACGGGTTCGTGGAACTGCTCCGATCGTTCCGCGATCGCCGATAG